CACGCGGCACAAAGATGAAATTATAAATATATCGGTCGTTGTCGGTAATATCCGACTTTTCATCAAGCAATGCCTTTTGATTGGCCTCGAGCGAGAACTTTTCGAATGGCGTAAGCTCAAGCGTCACGCGGTCGACAAAATAGCCTTCGTACCCGCGCGACAAGAGAAATTCGAACACTTTGGTGCATTCCGGATTATGGCGAAACTCGTTTTCGACAATTATTGCCGGCCGCCATCTTTCGATTGTCGTGCGCGCGCCTTCCAGTACCTCGTGTTCGCTTCCTTCAACATCGATCTTCATAAATCCCACATCGGTTAGAGCCAACGCATCAATGGGGATCGTTTGCACCCGGATCGGGGCGCCGAGAACGCCCAGTTTTGTGAGAAAATCGCCAGACGTAATTCCGCCCATGCCCATGTAACCGATAGGATCCTCTCCCTCGATGAAGGGGATGTTGAAAACGGCCTCGCCCGCCTGTCGGGCAACTGCGAGCGGTACAACAGT
The Methyloferula stellata AR4 DNA segment above includes these coding regions:
- a CDS encoding FkbM family methyltransferase → MFSFPQLFKIRLWQTKSSDRPKREGLMWSSYLPKPPQPISENDKFHQELGTALNRCRSFPYDLDVFARIEPEIKYLKHLTSQEKVGLDLGANLGFYSALLAPLCSRVIAFEANPQLIPYLMINTHRYGNVTVVPLAVARQAGEAVFNIPFIEGEDPIGYMGMGGITSGDFLTKLGVLGAPIRVQTIPIDALALTDVGFMKIDVEGSEHEVLEGARTTIERWRPAIIVENEFRHNPECTKVFEFLLSRGYEGYFVDRVTLELTPFEKFSLEANQKALLDEKSDITDNDRYIYNFIFVPREANNLREICKA